One genomic region from Deltaproteobacteria bacterium encodes:
- a CDS encoding HNH endonuclease, with protein MLNTKVLVLNRSYLPIHITVVRRALSLLYQGIAHAVDEQYRTFDFASWADLVAEEDRIGLVDRAIRVPRVILLQGYDRIPRRYVRFSRFNIYARDGNRCQYCGRQFARVELNLDHVVPRSRGGTSVWENVVCSCHRCNRLKGGRTPAEAGMRLVRQPRRPQWTPFMTETYSLRRYKEWMPFLSAVDAAYWNTELVAE; from the coding sequence GTGTTGAACACCAAGGTGCTCGTCCTCAACCGGTCGTACCTGCCGATCCACATCACGGTGGTTCGGCGCGCGCTCTCGCTCCTCTACCAGGGCATCGCGCACGCCGTGGACGAGCAGTACCGCACGTTCGACTTCGCCAGCTGGGCCGACCTGGTGGCCGAGGAGGACAGGATCGGTCTGGTCGACCGGGCGATCCGCGTCCCGCGCGTCATCCTATTGCAGGGCTACGATCGCATCCCGCGCCGCTACGTGCGCTTCAGCCGCTTCAACATCTACGCGCGCGACGGGAACCGCTGCCAGTACTGCGGCCGGCAGTTCGCGCGCGTCGAGCTGAACCTCGACCACGTCGTGCCACGCTCGAGGGGCGGCACGTCGGTGTGGGAGAACGTCGTCTGCTCGTGCCACCGCTGCAACCGCCTGAAGGGCGGGCGCACGCCGGCGGAGGCGGGCATGCGGCTCGTCCGGCAGCCGCGGCGGCCGCAGTGGACGCCGTTCATGACGGAGACCTACAGCCTCCGTCGCTACAAGGAGTGGATGCCCTTTCTGAGCGCGGTGGATGCGGCGTACTGGAACACGGAGCTGGTGGCGGAGTAG
- the smc gene encoding chromosome segregation protein SMC gives MRIRQIELNGFKSFMQRTVLELPRGVTAIVGPNGCGKSNIVDAIRWVLGEQSPRHLRGEAMEDVIFTGNTENGPLGMAEVALLLERDEADLAPRAEPGAEEEDAPDGLPPGLATASEILVSRRYFRSGESEYFINRAPCRLKDITELFLGTGVGTKAYAIVEQGRVDQLVNAKPEELRLFIEEAAGTTRFRSRKLTAERKMERTRENLLRVQDILRELERQMASLERQARRAEEYHRIKDELRDLDLRVMATRQRSWSAELATLGDRLAAVQAEEAALQEDIRRSRGASDEAHAARATNEERLRAVEEELTGKRLAAAEAQARSGGLAERGRELAARAVESRREAERIGARFAALARETAGLEKEIDRLGAELPRAEAARAEAEAHLQALEGAGLPLERAVEETKDAHLDALAEEARLRNLSEALRQRRDDLDGRRRRLEDEQRALGERLHANTRASDGARAAIARLQGERARLVAERQALGERQQALGAEETARLAVVERARAEATQLRSRADSLRELEKRYEGCTRGVASLVGRAPRTAALLASVLHVPKDLERAVAAALGARLAQVVVPDTAAAIDAIGWLAKTGGGSATVLPREAERRAAVIVPPGPRLVDRIEIEPQHWALVEALLGHVLLAADLVEALKLWRGAEHPVTVVTPRGEAIDALGTVTGGSEPPLEETLLARARELRELEAAHVASLERLAAEERALALDRARGAEAARAITAADERLHALDVDLVAAEKDRERLEAERQQIAVELEAGALEASGLAGEDGAMAGELAALDERRAGATAAATELRVRLGEQQETLADWRARHAEVERQRTEAAVRVAAVAERLRAARAELSRAAATGADLSERLATADRQVAEAAAGAAAAERDVASAEEARARAEARAATLGAERERLLAAIADASANASADDVAEREARERLEAARERRARLDVTMTEQRLALEHLATQLAERYGLGPDALADVALTDDGLDDERAARVEALRARLARLGDVNPEALTELEELRGRHEFLVGQRTDLERSLDDLRRTIAKLIRTSRRRFEETFAGANEKLAAVFPKLFPGGKARLELTGPEEGGEPGVEIVVQPAGKKLQSLGLLSGGEKALTAVALILSLFLIRPTPFCLLDEVDAPLDEANIGRFNQLIQDMATGSQFVLITHNRRTMEAADTLYGITMEQAGVSKVVSVRLRAAA, from the coding sequence ATGCGGATCAGGCAGATCGAGCTGAACGGCTTCAAGTCGTTCATGCAGCGGACGGTCCTCGAGCTCCCGCGCGGAGTGACCGCCATCGTCGGGCCGAACGGCTGCGGCAAGTCGAACATCGTCGACGCGATCCGCTGGGTGCTGGGCGAGCAAAGCCCACGTCATCTCCGCGGGGAGGCGATGGAGGACGTCATCTTCACCGGCAACACGGAGAACGGGCCACTGGGGATGGCCGAGGTGGCGCTCCTCCTCGAGCGAGACGAGGCGGACCTCGCGCCCCGCGCCGAGCCCGGCGCGGAGGAGGAGGATGCCCCGGACGGGCTGCCGCCCGGGCTCGCCACGGCGAGCGAGATCCTGGTGAGTCGGCGCTACTTCCGCTCCGGCGAGTCCGAGTACTTCATCAATCGAGCGCCCTGCCGCCTGAAGGACATCACCGAGCTCTTCCTGGGCACCGGCGTCGGCACCAAGGCCTACGCCATCGTCGAGCAGGGGCGCGTGGATCAGCTGGTCAACGCCAAGCCGGAGGAGCTGCGCCTGTTCATCGAAGAGGCGGCCGGCACGACCCGCTTTCGCAGCCGCAAGCTGACCGCGGAGCGGAAGATGGAGCGTACGCGCGAGAACCTGCTCCGCGTCCAGGACATCCTGCGCGAGCTCGAGCGGCAGATGGCCTCGCTGGAGCGCCAGGCGCGGCGTGCCGAGGAGTACCATCGCATCAAGGATGAGCTGCGCGACCTCGACCTGCGCGTGATGGCGACGCGCCAGCGGAGCTGGTCGGCCGAGCTCGCGACCCTGGGCGACCGCCTGGCCGCCGTGCAGGCGGAGGAGGCCGCGCTGCAGGAGGACATCCGTCGGAGCCGCGGCGCCAGCGACGAGGCTCATGCCGCGCGCGCGACCAACGAGGAGCGGCTGCGCGCAGTGGAGGAGGAGCTGACGGGCAAGCGCCTCGCGGCCGCGGAGGCCCAGGCACGATCGGGGGGCCTCGCCGAGCGCGGCCGCGAGCTCGCAGCGCGTGCGGTCGAGAGCCGCAGGGAGGCCGAGCGGATCGGGGCGCGTTTCGCGGCGCTCGCCCGGGAGACGGCAGGGCTCGAGAAGGAGATCGATCGGCTGGGCGCGGAGCTCCCCCGAGCCGAGGCCGCGCGCGCCGAGGCCGAGGCGCACCTCCAGGCGCTCGAGGGGGCCGGTCTCCCGCTCGAGCGGGCCGTCGAGGAGACCAAGGACGCGCACCTCGATGCCCTCGCCGAGGAGGCAAGGCTGCGCAACCTGAGCGAGGCTCTCCGCCAGCGGCGCGACGACCTCGACGGACGCCGGCGGCGTCTGGAGGACGAGCAGCGCGCCCTGGGCGAGCGGTTGCACGCCAACACCCGGGCGAGCGACGGCGCGCGTGCAGCGATCGCCCGCCTGCAGGGCGAGCGGGCGCGTCTCGTGGCCGAGCGGCAGGCCCTCGGCGAGCGGCAGCAGGCGCTCGGCGCCGAGGAGACGGCGCGCCTCGCCGTCGTCGAGCGGGCGCGGGCTGAGGCGACGCAGCTGCGCTCGCGCGCCGACTCGCTGCGCGAGCTCGAGAAGCGCTACGAGGGCTGCACGCGCGGCGTGGCGAGCCTGGTCGGGCGCGCGCCGCGGACGGCGGCGCTGCTCGCGAGCGTGCTCCACGTCCCGAAGGACCTCGAGCGGGCGGTGGCCGCGGCGCTTGGCGCGCGCCTCGCGCAGGTGGTGGTGCCGGACACGGCGGCGGCCATCGATGCCATCGGCTGGCTCGCGAAGACGGGCGGCGGCAGCGCCACCGTGCTGCCCCGCGAGGCCGAGCGGCGCGCCGCCGTGATCGTCCCGCCCGGACCGCGCCTGGTCGACCGCATCGAGATCGAGCCGCAGCACTGGGCGTTGGTGGAAGCGCTGCTCGGCCACGTCCTCCTCGCGGCCGACCTGGTCGAGGCCCTCAAGCTGTGGCGGGGGGCCGAGCACCCGGTGACGGTCGTCACCCCGCGCGGCGAGGCGATCGATGCGCTCGGTACCGTCACCGGTGGTAGCGAGCCGCCGCTCGAGGAGACGCTCCTCGCCCGCGCCCGCGAGCTGCGCGAGCTCGAGGCCGCGCATGTGGCGAGCCTCGAGCGCCTGGCGGCCGAGGAGCGCGCGCTCGCGCTCGACAGGGCACGGGGCGCCGAGGCGGCGCGTGCGATCACCGCGGCCGACGAGCGGCTGCACGCCCTCGACGTCGATCTGGTCGCGGCGGAGAAGGACCGGGAGCGGCTCGAGGCCGAGCGCCAGCAGATCGCGGTCGAGCTCGAGGCCGGCGCGCTGGAGGCGAGTGGGCTCGCGGGGGAGGACGGCGCGATGGCCGGCGAGCTGGCGGCGCTCGACGAGCGCCGGGCCGGGGCGACCGCGGCGGCGACCGAGCTGCGTGTGCGGCTCGGGGAGCAGCAGGAGACCCTCGCCGACTGGCGCGCGAGACATGCCGAGGTCGAGCGGCAGCGCACCGAGGCGGCGGTGCGGGTGGCGGCGGTGGCAGAGCGCCTGCGGGCGGCGCGGGCGGAGCTGAGCCGCGCCGCCGCCACCGGCGCCGATCTGAGCGAGCGGCTCGCCACGGCCGACCGGCAGGTGGCCGAGGCGGCGGCCGGGGCGGCGGCGGCCGAGAGGGATGTCGCGTCCGCGGAGGAGGCCCGCGCGCGGGCCGAGGCGCGAGCGGCGACCCTGGGCGCGGAGCGGGAGCGCCTTCTCGCGGCGATCGCCGACGCCTCGGCGAACGCGTCCGCGGACGACGTCGCCGAGCGGGAGGCGCGCGAACGCCTGGAAGCGGCGCGCGAGCGGCGCGCTCGCCTCGACGTCACGATGACCGAGCAGCGTCTGGCGCTCGAGCACCTGGCCACGCAGCTCGCCGAGCGCTACGGTCTCGGCCCGGACGCACTCGCGGACGTGGCGCTCACCGACGACGGGCTGGATGACGAGCGGGCGGCGCGGGTGGAGGCGCTGCGGGCGCGGCTCGCGCGTCTCGGCGACGTGAACCCGGAGGCGCTGACCGAGCTCGAGGAGCTCCGCGGACGGCACGAGTTCCTGGTCGGCCAACGCACCGACCTCGAGCGCTCCCTCGACGACCTCCGGCGCACGATCGCGAAGCTCATCCGGACCTCGCGCCGGCGCTTCGAGGAGACGTTCGCGGGCGCCAACGAGAAGCTCGCCGCGGTGTTCCCGAAGCTCTTTCCGGGCGGCAAGGCGCGCCTGGAGCTGACCGGGCCCGAAGAGGGCGGCGAGCCCGGGGTCGAGATCGTGGTCCAGCCGGCGGGAAAGAAACTGCAGTCGCTCGGCCTGCTCTCCGGGGGCGAGAAGGCACTCACGGCCGTCGCGTTGATCCTCTCCCTGTTCCTGATCCGGCCGACGCCCTTCTGCCTGCTCGACGAGGTGGACGCCCCGCTCGACGAGGCCAACATCGGGCGCTTCAATCAGCTGATCCAGGACATGGCGACGGGCTCGCAGTTCGTCCTCATCACGCACAACCGCCGCACCATGGAAGCCGCCGATACGCTCTACGGCATTACGATGGAGCAGGCTGGGGTGTCGAAGGTCGTGTCGGTTCGCCTGCGCGCCGCGGCGTAG
- the ftsY gene encoding signal recognition particle-docking protein FtsY — translation MAPWWIVAAGAALVPLGLAVAFARARRRRAVKAAPSPAAPPADRLRQGLVATRRRLAASLEAALGRGAAEPERALQELEDALVAADVGVRTSAELVARVRAGVGRADIRQALQREMEAVLGAAPEPTPSARPWVVLVAGVNGVGKTTTIGKLAARHAAAGRSVLMVAGDTFRAAAIDQLAVWAERTGAALVRQAPGANPSAVVFDGMKAALARAVDVVLVDTAGRLHTRSNLMDELRKVQRVITREVPGAPHETLLVLDATTGQNAIAQARTFSEALGVTGIILTKLDGTARGGVAIAIRQQTGIPIRYVGVGEATEDLRPFEAHQFVRALLEPDAPAGQFA, via the coding sequence ATGGCTCCCTGGTGGATCGTCGCCGCCGGCGCGGCGCTCGTGCCGCTCGGCCTCGCGGTCGCCTTCGCCAGGGCGCGCCGGCGACGGGCGGTGAAGGCTGCGCCCAGTCCGGCCGCACCGCCGGCCGACCGGCTCCGCCAGGGTCTCGTGGCGACGCGACGTCGGCTCGCGGCGAGCCTGGAGGCCGCCCTGGGACGCGGTGCCGCCGAGCCCGAGCGAGCGCTGCAGGAGCTGGAGGACGCGCTCGTCGCGGCCGACGTCGGCGTCCGGACCTCGGCCGAGCTGGTGGCGCGCGTTCGGGCAGGCGTCGGCAGAGCGGACATCCGCCAAGCGCTGCAGAGGGAGATGGAGGCGGTCCTGGGCGCAGCGCCGGAGCCGACACCGAGCGCGCGCCCCTGGGTCGTCCTGGTGGCGGGCGTGAACGGCGTCGGCAAGACGACGACCATCGGGAAGCTGGCCGCCCGCCACGCGGCCGCGGGGCGGAGCGTGCTCATGGTGGCCGGGGACACGTTCCGAGCCGCCGCGATCGACCAGCTGGCCGTGTGGGCCGAGCGCACGGGAGCGGCGCTGGTGCGCCAGGCGCCGGGCGCCAACCCGTCGGCGGTCGTCTTCGACGGCATGAAGGCCGCGCTCGCGCGCGCGGTCGACGTCGTCCTGGTCGACACGGCCGGACGCCTGCACACGCGCTCCAACTTGATGGACGAGCTCCGCAAGGTGCAGCGCGTGATCACCCGCGAGGTTCCCGGGGCGCCGCACGAGACATTGCTCGTTCTCGATGCGACCACCGGCCAGAACGCCATCGCCCAGGCGCGGACCTTCTCCGAAGCCCTGGGGGTGACGGGGATCATCCTCACCAAGCTCGACGGGACGGCGCGGGGAGGGGTCGCGATCGCCATCCGCCAGCAGACGGGCATCCCGATCCGCTACGTGGGAGTGGGGGAAGCCACCGAGGACCTACGGCCGTTCGAAGCGCATCAGTTCGTGCGGGCGCTGCTCGAGCCGGACGCGCCCGCCGGGCAATTCGCTTGA
- a CDS encoding 5-formyltetrahydrofolate cyclo-ligase, which translates to MGDTYDEDKRLIRGQIRARRTALSPGEVARLSAAACARLLVSPLFARARHVAAYAAIDNELDPALLVEAALSAGRRVYLPVVSRERFGFVGLSPPRPGHGESGASGPRGGPCLPPEAEDVVFLVPGVAFTPCGVRLGRGVGWYDRALGRHPRGIRIGLAYGFQVVPRLPEAPWDVRMHAVVTESRSISAALAQ; encoded by the coding sequence ATGGGGGACACCTACGACGAGGACAAGCGTCTCATCCGGGGCCAAATCCGGGCGCGCCGCACCGCGCTCTCGCCCGGTGAAGTCGCCCGCCTGTCGGCCGCGGCCTGCGCCCGGCTGCTCGTGTCGCCCCTCTTCGCCCGCGCCCGCCACGTCGCGGCCTATGCCGCCATCGACAACGAGCTCGACCCGGCGCTTCTCGTGGAGGCTGCCCTCTCGGCCGGGAGGAGGGTCTATCTTCCCGTGGTGAGCAGGGAGCGGTTCGGCTTCGTCGGCCTGTCGCCCCCTCGGCCCGGGCACGGGGAGAGCGGAGCATCGGGACCTCGGGGTGGCCCCTGTCTGCCTCCGGAGGCGGAGGACGTGGTGTTCCTCGTGCCCGGGGTGGCCTTCACCCCTTGCGGGGTGCGTCTGGGGCGGGGTGTGGGCTGGTACGACCGGGCGCTCGGGCGGCACCCTCGCGGCATCCGGATCGGGCTCGCCTACGGGTTCCAGGTGGTGCCGCGTCTCCCCGAGGCCCCGTGGGACGTCCGCATGCACGCCGTCGTCACCGAGTCACGTTCGATCAGCGCGGCGCTCGCGCAATGA